In a genomic window of Nocardiopsis mwathae:
- a CDS encoding amidohydrolase family protein — protein sequence MDATGRIDTHQHIAPPDYHEWLDSRGITAGGMPAPDWSPSAAISFMDGMRIQTGIASISSPGTHLGDDAEARTWARRVNEFAAELVKDRPDRFGFFAILPLPDIDGALAELAYSLDDLQADGVVLLSNHRGTYLGDPAFEPVMAELDRRRAPAFVHPADLPAAQLPGVPAFVADFLLDTVRAATRLIASRTTTRHPRIKFILSHAGGFLPYAAHHVAETLVLKARLSGDATGPDRDTILAEMRDFYYDTALSASPASLTALIAFADPARISFGSDWPYAPADVASYFTQQLDTYPLDPQQRRAINRANVEELFPRLAM from the coding sequence ATGGACGCCACCGGACGCATCGACACGCACCAGCACATCGCCCCTCCCGACTACCACGAATGGCTCGACTCCCGCGGAATCACCGCGGGAGGCATGCCCGCGCCGGACTGGAGCCCCAGTGCCGCGATCTCCTTCATGGACGGCATGCGCATCCAGACCGGAATCGCGTCCATCTCCTCGCCCGGCACCCACCTCGGCGACGACGCCGAGGCCCGCACATGGGCGCGCAGGGTCAACGAGTTCGCCGCCGAGCTCGTAAAGGACCGCCCCGACCGGTTCGGGTTCTTCGCCATCCTCCCCCTGCCCGACATCGACGGCGCCCTGGCCGAACTCGCCTACAGCCTCGACGACCTGCAGGCCGACGGAGTCGTCCTGCTCAGCAACCACCGCGGCACCTACCTCGGCGACCCCGCCTTCGAGCCGGTCATGGCCGAGCTCGACCGGCGCCGGGCGCCTGCGTTCGTCCACCCCGCCGACCTGCCCGCCGCACAGCTGCCCGGCGTCCCCGCCTTCGTGGCCGACTTCCTCCTGGACACCGTGCGCGCCGCGACACGCCTCATCGCCAGCCGCACCACGACGCGCCATCCCCGGATCAAGTTCATCCTGTCCCACGCCGGCGGCTTCCTGCCCTACGCCGCACATCACGTCGCCGAAACCCTCGTCCTCAAGGCGCGCCTGTCGGGCGACGCGACCGGGCCCGACCGCGACACCATCCTCGCCGAGATGCGCGACTTCTACTACGACACCGCGCTGTCGGCGAGCCCGGCCAGCCTGACCGCGCTGATCGCCTTCGCCGACCCCGCCCGCATCTCCTTCGGCAGCGACTGGCCCTACGCCCCCGCCGACGTCGCCTCCTACTTCACCCAGCAGCTCGACACCTACCCCCTCGACCCGCAGCAGCGCAGGGCCATCAACCGCGCCAACGTCGAGGAGCTGTTCCCCCGCCTGGCGATGTGA
- a CDS encoding Uma2 family endonuclease — translation MLIAQHTPPSGQPRLPMSPELFEELARIADREEDVKLEYINGKVWAEPVPDSDHAAIISWLFAQFVPYRAEIEMLTGQGIKVDGYHNGRAIPDGIIAPKRHFHGQGEYPDPDGVIAAIEITSWDTDTHTRDRVEKPRSYAQSGIGVYILIDRDTDAVIVHSRPEGGLYREISEFPYGEPVTLPGLGITLDTEELKDFAR, via the coding sequence ATGCTCATAGCGCAGCACACACCGCCATCAGGGCAACCGCGCCTACCCATGTCGCCGGAGCTGTTCGAAGAACTCGCCCGAATCGCCGACCGCGAAGAAGACGTCAAACTCGAATACATCAACGGGAAGGTCTGGGCGGAACCCGTGCCCGACAGCGACCACGCAGCCATCATCTCGTGGCTGTTCGCCCAGTTCGTCCCCTACCGGGCCGAGATCGAAATGCTCACCGGGCAGGGCATCAAGGTCGATGGCTACCACAACGGGCGCGCCATCCCCGACGGGATCATCGCCCCCAAGAGGCACTTTCACGGCCAAGGCGAATACCCCGACCCCGACGGGGTCATCGCCGCGATCGAGATCACCTCGTGGGACACCGACACCCACACCCGCGACCGTGTGGAGAAACCCAGGTCCTACGCGCAATCCGGGATCGGAGTGTACATCCTCATCGACCGGGACACCGATGCCGTGATCGTACACAGTCGACCCGAAGGCGGCCTCTACCGGGAGATCTCCGAGTTCCCCTACGGTGAGCCGGTCACCCTCCCAGGACTTGGTATCACCCTGGACACCGAGGAATTGAAGGACTTCGCCCGCTAG
- a CDS encoding helix-turn-helix domain-containing protein, with amino-acid sequence MSPGRPPDQRQRHITRTVRTLMSNTDQGIDDIARALGQTYQTANRKLGGTRKWSLDDVYDLADHYGIPPGDILQGPKAALDALDTRRPKILGADQRHIPDASADRAADTTPSTPAPYTQDGAAFHPEVHDPNNTPVA; translated from the coding sequence ATGAGCCCCGGCCGCCCACCTGACCAGCGCCAGCGCCACATCACCCGCACCGTCCGAACCCTCATGTCCAACACCGACCAGGGCATCGACGACATTGCTCGCGCACTCGGGCAGACCTACCAAACCGCCAACCGCAAACTCGGCGGCACCCGCAAATGGTCGCTTGACGACGTCTACGACCTGGCCGATCACTACGGCATACCTCCGGGGGACATCCTTCAAGGTCCTAAGGCGGCGCTTGACGCGCTCGACACCAGGCGCCCCAAGATCCTCGGCGCCGACCAACGGCACATCCCGGACGCCTCCGCCGACCGGGCCGCCGACACCACCCCAAGCACACCCGCCCCCTACACGCAAGACGGCGCCGCCTTCCATCCCGAAGTGCACGACCCGAACAACACCCCCGTCGCTTAG
- a CDS encoding TetR/AcrR family transcriptional regulator C-terminal domain-containing protein, with amino-acid sequence MATQRSGGGNARRSLDLLWRDTATARPEGRSPRGRKPKLTVAGIAAAAIAVADREGVEAMAMSRVAAELGVATMSLYTYVPGKAELIDLMVDTVMRERALPGPDDPDLPAHWRARIELYAARTLAVHRRHPWFGRVSTVRPPLGPGLMAEQEYLLSALSGIGLSARRMNAAASAIATFVEADARARVESENAEALTGQSEDAWWAAREHVWEEHFDMERFPTLTQVYIDMESGEPPEGLDEENFGLHRMLDGIQAMIDAQG; translated from the coding sequence GTGGCAACGCAACGCAGCGGCGGAGGCAACGCACGCCGCAGCCTCGACCTGCTCTGGCGCGACACGGCCACAGCACGGCCCGAGGGCCGATCACCACGCGGGCGCAAGCCGAAGCTGACCGTGGCCGGCATCGCCGCGGCGGCCATCGCCGTGGCCGACCGCGAAGGGGTCGAGGCTATGGCGATGAGCAGGGTCGCCGCCGAACTCGGCGTCGCCACGATGTCCCTCTACACCTACGTCCCCGGCAAGGCCGAGCTCATCGACCTGATGGTCGACACCGTCATGCGCGAGCGCGCGCTGCCCGGCCCCGACGACCCCGACCTTCCCGCCCACTGGCGGGCCAGGATCGAGCTGTACGCCGCACGGACCCTGGCCGTCCACCGCCGCCACCCCTGGTTCGGGCGGGTCTCCACGGTGCGGCCCCCACTGGGACCGGGACTGATGGCCGAGCAGGAGTACCTGCTCTCCGCGCTGTCGGGCATCGGCCTCAGCGCACGCCGCATGAACGCCGCGGCCTCGGCCATCGCCACCTTCGTCGAAGCCGACGCGCGCGCCCGCGTGGAGTCGGAGAACGCCGAGGCCCTGACCGGCCAGTCCGAGGACGCCTGGTGGGCGGCGCGGGAACACGTGTGGGAAGAGCACTTCGACATGGAGCGCTTCCCCACCCTGACCCAGGTCTACATCGACATGGAAAGCGGCGAACCCCCCGAAGGCCTCGACGAGGAGAACTTCGGCCTGCACCGGATGCTCGACGGCATCCAGGCCATGATCGATGCCCAGGGCTGA
- a CDS encoding NAD(P)H-binding protein, which translates to MTTLLTVAPERDTTGAVPTVPVGRCMAERLCRAGEGVRVLAPPSEQEGWPPGADVVVGDVTRPERTPEAFVGIDRMFLAGAVPETAHSLVSLARRGGVRRIAVLSSHGPEFEIQWEPESWYWLAIEVVVERSGAEWTHIRPSPLMVQTLSRGFPRPGHSWVERIRDDEVIYDSHTAARVPFIDEDDLAAVAVAVLSGDGYAGRTMHVYGDPISSAEQLESIGAALGRPVRFEELSPEQARVRFRAEGMPEEDIDHTLSIGEEFLAEPMAPNPTVEQVLGRRPRSFAQWLADNAGAFR; encoded by the coding sequence ATGACGACCCTGCTGACCGTCGCACCGGAGCGCGATACGACCGGAGCCGTGCCCACCGTCCCCGTCGGCCGGTGCATGGCCGAACGGCTGTGCCGGGCGGGGGAGGGGGTGCGTGTGCTGGCACCGCCGTCCGAGCAGGAGGGCTGGCCGCCCGGAGCCGACGTGGTCGTCGGCGATGTCACCCGCCCCGAGCGGACACCGGAGGCCTTCGTCGGCATCGACCGGATGTTCCTGGCCGGGGCGGTCCCCGAAACCGCGCACTCGCTGGTCAGTTTGGCCCGGCGCGGCGGAGTGCGGCGCATCGCGGTGCTGTCGTCGCACGGCCCGGAGTTCGAGATCCAATGGGAGCCGGAGTCCTGGTACTGGCTGGCGATCGAGGTGGTGGTGGAGCGCTCGGGAGCGGAGTGGACGCACATCCGCCCCTCCCCGCTGATGGTCCAGACACTGTCCCGGGGCTTTCCGCGCCCGGGGCACAGCTGGGTGGAGCGGATCCGCGACGACGAGGTGATCTACGACTCCCATACCGCGGCACGCGTCCCCTTCATCGATGAGGACGACCTCGCGGCGGTCGCCGTGGCCGTGCTATCGGGGGACGGGTATGCCGGGCGGACGATGCACGTCTACGGCGACCCGATCAGCTCGGCCGAGCAACTGGAGTCGATCGGTGCGGCCCTGGGGCGCCCGGTGCGCTTCGAAGAACTGAGCCCGGAACAGGCGCGGGTGCGGTTCCGGGCCGAGGGTATGCCGGAGGAAGATATCGACCACACCCTCAGCATCGGCGAGGAGTTCCTGGCTGAGCCCATGGCGCCGAACCCCACCGTCGAGCAGGTGCTCGGCCGCCGCCCGCGCAGCTTCGCCCAATGGCTGGCCGACAACGCGGGCGCCTTCCGTTGA
- a CDS encoding Prokaryotic metallothionein, producing MAICATCGNDYWMAFDITTVSGDKYTFDSFECAIQKLAPTCEHCEARIIGHGAEVEGRFFCCAHCARKGESALGQEIRDSAGAHPQVPSAR from the coding sequence ATGGCTATCTGCGCAACCTGCGGCAACGACTACTGGATGGCGTTCGACATCACGACGGTGAGCGGAGACAAGTACACCTTCGACAGCTTCGAGTGCGCCATCCAGAAGCTGGCGCCGACGTGCGAGCACTGCGAGGCCCGCATCATCGGCCACGGGGCCGAGGTGGAAGGGCGGTTCTTCTGCTGCGCCCACTGCGCCCGCAAGGGGGAGTCGGCTCTCGGCCAGGAGATCCGCGACTCCGCCGGAGCCCACCCTCAGGTCCCGTCCGCGCGCTAG
- a CDS encoding MFS transporter, whose product MTATEPAALSTPPRSRSPWHQPLSVYATAFAAVVAFMGIGLVDPILPSIAEGLNATPSQVSLLFTSYFLVTALAMLITGFISSRIGSKATLLLGLAIVVVFAALSGTSGSVAELIGFRAGWGLGNALFIATALAVIVGSATGGVESAIVLYEAALGVGIASGPLLGAVLGDWHWRAPFFGTAALMAVGFILITVLLAAPARPATKTRLSDPLRALAHGGLSTTAVTALFYNFAFFTVLAFTPFVLGMSPYGIGAVFFAWGVLVAVSSVAVAPRLHHRIGAVPTLHTALVLLLLLQAAIAAALLVGAQPALVVLVIATGIPIGLNNTVFTEAAMEVSDAPRPVASAGYNFVRWLGGACAPFVAAKLGEDISPVYPYALGAVCCLVAVAILLVRRRHLAPLRAV is encoded by the coding sequence ATGACCGCGACCGAACCCGCTGCTTTATCCACCCCGCCCCGCTCCCGCAGCCCGTGGCACCAGCCGCTGTCCGTCTATGCCACCGCGTTCGCCGCGGTGGTCGCCTTCATGGGCATCGGCCTGGTCGACCCGATCCTGCCCTCCATCGCCGAAGGACTCAACGCCACCCCGAGCCAGGTGTCCCTGCTGTTCACCAGCTACTTCCTGGTCACGGCCCTCGCCATGCTCATCACCGGCTTCATCTCCAGCCGGATCGGGAGTAAGGCGACCCTGCTGCTCGGGCTGGCCATCGTCGTCGTCTTCGCCGCACTGTCCGGCACCTCCGGATCCGTCGCCGAGCTCATCGGCTTCCGAGCGGGCTGGGGACTGGGCAACGCACTGTTCATCGCCACCGCCCTGGCCGTGATCGTGGGTTCGGCCACCGGCGGCGTGGAGTCCGCCATCGTCCTGTACGAAGCCGCCCTCGGGGTCGGCATCGCTTCGGGACCCCTGCTGGGGGCCGTTCTCGGCGACTGGCACTGGCGGGCCCCGTTCTTCGGCACCGCCGCTCTGATGGCGGTGGGCTTCATCCTCATCACCGTCCTGCTCGCCGCACCCGCCCGACCTGCGACCAAGACCCGGCTCAGCGACCCCCTGCGCGCCCTGGCCCACGGCGGGCTGTCCACCACCGCCGTCACCGCGCTGTTCTACAACTTCGCCTTCTTCACCGTCCTGGCCTTCACCCCCTTCGTCCTGGGGATGTCGCCCTACGGCATCGGCGCGGTCTTCTTCGCCTGGGGTGTGCTGGTCGCAGTCTCCTCGGTCGCCGTCGCCCCGCGCCTGCACCACCGCATCGGCGCGGTCCCCACGCTGCACACGGCACTCGTCCTCCTGCTGCTCCTGCAGGCCGCCATCGCCGCGGCACTTCTCGTCGGCGCCCAACCGGCCCTGGTCGTGCTGGTGATCGCGACGGGAATCCCCATCGGGTTGAACAACACCGTGTTCACCGAGGCCGCGATGGAGGTGTCGGACGCGCCGCGTCCGGTGGCCTCGGCCGGGTACAACTTCGTGCGCTGGCTGGGCGGGGCCTGCGCCCCGTTCGTCGCGGCGAAGCTGGGCGAGGACATCAGCCCGGTGTACCCCTACGCCCTGGGCGCCGTCTGCTGCCTGGTGGCCGTGGCCATCCTGCTGGTACGCCGCCGCCACCTCGCCCCGCTGCGCGCCGTTTAG
- a CDS encoding MarR family winged helix-turn-helix transcriptional regulator — translation MPSQPRDLAHDLSQILRDLVTLIRRSTDPGLLSAPQISILSSLEHGPRRITALAGEHGVRTPTMTTHITRLQAAGTVHRGTDAADGRAVVVELTDHGRRLLATARQARIDHLTARLRHLTDDERSAIAAALPHLAKLTAAPDPESLPPAARTPRRDQEDQEN, via the coding sequence GTGCCCTCCCAACCCCGCGACCTCGCCCACGACCTCTCGCAGATCCTGCGTGACCTGGTCACCCTCATCCGCCGTTCCACCGACCCCGGCCTGCTCTCGGCCCCCCAAATCAGCATCCTCAGCTCCCTGGAGCACGGGCCGCGGCGCATCACCGCCCTGGCCGGTGAGCACGGTGTGCGCACCCCCACCATGACCACCCACATCACGCGGCTGCAGGCCGCAGGCACCGTCCACCGCGGCACCGACGCCGCCGACGGCCGCGCCGTCGTCGTCGAACTCACCGACCACGGTCGCCGACTCCTCGCTACCGCCCGGCAGGCCCGCATCGACCACCTCACGGCGCGCCTCCGCCACCTCACCGACGACGAACGCTCGGCGATCGCCGCCGCCCTGCCCCACCTCGCCAAGCTCACCGCCGCACCGGACCCAGAATCCCTGCCCCCCGCTGCCCGCACACCCCGCCGAGACCAGGAAGACCAGGAGAACTGA
- a CDS encoding amidase — protein sequence MEWTFQSAEEIAAALRAGDVTSAELTDEAIARIERDDKAVNAICVPDFDRARAAARGADRARARGEDRPLLGIPVTVKESYNMAGLPTTWGMPQHRDYVPAEDAVQVSRLKAAGAVVLGKTNVPLGLQDIQSFNEIYGATNNPWNHARTSGGSSGGSAAALASGFCALSIGSDLAGSLRTPAHLCGIYAHKPTLGLAATRGMAAPSAPPLPVDHDLAVVGPMARTARDLALLLDVMAGPDPLTLGKAHRLTLPPARHERLGDFRVLVVDEHPLIPTGSAVRDGVNRVADALVDGGAHVERHTPLLPDLAEAVTLYTQLLFSGSVARFPVEAYGQLRDRAAGLGVDDRSLDAARLRGMVFSHRDWIEANDRRELHRHGWRQLFAEFDAVVCPITPTPAFPHDHDPDLLERRIDIDGDEYTYFDQLVWAGLATMPGLPATALPAGRSSEGLPVGVQLIGPLFEDRTQLRLAELLEQKFGGFVAPT from the coding sequence ATGGAGTGGACCTTTCAGAGTGCAGAAGAAATCGCGGCTGCCTTGCGCGCCGGTGACGTCACCTCGGCGGAACTGACCGACGAGGCGATCGCCCGTATCGAGCGCGACGACAAAGCGGTCAACGCGATCTGTGTGCCGGACTTCGACCGTGCGCGGGCGGCCGCGCGCGGTGCCGACCGGGCGCGCGCCCGCGGCGAGGACCGGCCGCTACTCGGTATTCCGGTGACGGTCAAAGAGTCCTACAACATGGCGGGGCTGCCCACCACCTGGGGCATGCCGCAACACCGGGACTATGTGCCGGCCGAGGACGCGGTACAGGTATCGCGGCTCAAGGCCGCGGGCGCGGTGGTGCTGGGCAAGACCAATGTGCCTTTGGGACTGCAGGATATCCAGAGCTTCAACGAGATCTACGGGGCCACGAACAATCCGTGGAATCATGCTCGCACGTCGGGCGGATCCTCCGGCGGATCAGCGGCGGCCCTGGCGTCCGGATTCTGCGCGCTGTCCATCGGCTCCGACCTCGCCGGTTCGCTGCGCACCCCCGCGCATTTATGCGGCATCTATGCGCACAAGCCGACCCTCGGACTGGCGGCGACCCGCGGCATGGCCGCGCCGTCGGCACCGCCATTGCCGGTCGACCACGACCTCGCCGTCGTCGGTCCGATGGCGCGCACCGCCCGCGACCTCGCGCTCCTGCTCGACGTCATGGCCGGACCGGACCCTCTGACGCTCGGCAAGGCGCACCGCCTGACGCTGCCGCCCGCACGTCACGAGCGGCTCGGCGACTTCCGGGTCCTGGTCGTCGACGAGCATCCGCTCATTCCGACCGGGTCGGCTGTGCGGGACGGCGTGAACCGGGTGGCCGACGCACTTGTCGACGGCGGCGCCCACGTCGAACGGCACACTCCCCTGCTGCCCGACCTGGCCGAAGCCGTGACGCTCTACACGCAGTTGCTGTTCTCCGGCTCCGTTGCGCGTTTTCCCGTCGAAGCCTACGGGCAGCTGCGGGACCGCGCCGCCGGACTGGGCGTGGACGACCGGAGTCTCGACGCGGCGCGGCTGCGCGGGATGGTGTTCAGCCACCGCGACTGGATCGAGGCGAACGACCGTCGCGAGCTCCACCGTCACGGCTGGCGGCAGCTCTTCGCCGAGTTCGACGCCGTGGTGTGCCCGATCACGCCGACTCCCGCGTTCCCGCACGACCACGACCCCGATCTGCTGGAACGCCGGATCGACATCGACGGCGACGAGTACACGTACTTCGACCAGCTTGTCTGGGCCGGTCTGGCCACCATGCCCGGTCTGCCCGCCACCGCCCTACCAGCGGGCCGGTCCTCTGAGGGGCTGCCGGTGGGAGTGCAGCTCATCGGTCCGCTGTTCGAGGACCGCACCCAGCTGCGGCTGGCCGAACTGCTCGAACAGAAGTTCGGCGGCTTTGTGGCGCCGACGTAG
- a CDS encoding VC0807 family protein: MRPRALIMGLAWDVGLPVAAYYGARALGCDVFVSLLAGTAAALLRVGIIAARHRRFDGFAALMVAVFATGLLLSLITGDPRMMLARESLTTAVVGTAFLGSCVVGRPLIYTIARRMNAADERKLAEWERLWSVDARFRGVFSTMSLVWGLGLVAESIVRLPLVFTLPADVMAGLSTILMVATFAALAAWTLRYARRHRPAAAEAVGPGLEENRNDVPR; encoded by the coding sequence GTGAGACCGCGCGCCCTCATCATGGGCCTGGCCTGGGACGTCGGCCTTCCCGTCGCCGCGTACTACGGCGCGCGGGCGCTGGGCTGCGACGTGTTCGTGTCGCTGCTGGCGGGGACGGCCGCGGCGCTGCTGCGCGTCGGGATCATCGCGGCCCGGCACCGCAGGTTCGACGGGTTCGCCGCGCTCATGGTCGCGGTCTTCGCCACGGGCCTCCTCCTCTCCCTGATCACCGGAGACCCCCGGATGATGCTGGCGCGGGAGTCGCTGACCACCGCCGTCGTCGGGACCGCGTTCCTGGGTTCGTGTGTCGTCGGACGGCCGCTCATCTACACGATCGCCCGGCGGATGAACGCCGCCGACGAGCGGAAACTCGCCGAGTGGGAGCGGCTGTGGTCGGTGGACGCGCGTTTCCGCGGCGTGTTCTCGACGATGAGCCTGGTGTGGGGCCTCGGACTGGTGGCCGAGTCGATCGTCCGGCTCCCGCTGGTCTTCACTCTGCCCGCCGATGTCATGGCCGGGTTGTCCACGATCCTGATGGTGGCGACGTTCGCCGCGCTGGCCGCGTGGACGCTCAGGTACGCCCGCCGCCACCGGCCCGCCGCCGCAGAGGCGGTCGGCCCCGGGCTTGAGGAGAATCGGAACGACGTCCCGCGCTAA
- a CDS encoding PadR family transcriptional regulator, with product MSLRHALLGMLAYEPSSGYDLKKRFDGDLGEYAWHAPHTRIYPELAKLADEGLIEVAGEGARGRRTYAVTDAGRAELRRWLFTPQDEGPARNVQVLRLFLLSALEPDDARQLLRMHADDSDREAHKLSEIVAALDADATPGEPPQFGRVAAEFGLRMHRARRDWARWALDRMG from the coding sequence ATGTCACTCCGCCACGCACTCCTCGGCATGCTGGCCTACGAGCCGTCCAGCGGCTACGACCTGAAGAAACGGTTCGACGGGGACCTGGGGGAGTACGCCTGGCACGCCCCGCACACTCGCATCTACCCCGAACTCGCCAAGCTCGCCGATGAGGGGCTGATCGAGGTCGCCGGCGAGGGCGCTCGCGGACGCCGCACCTATGCGGTGACCGATGCCGGACGCGCCGAGCTCCGCCGGTGGCTGTTCACCCCCCAGGACGAAGGTCCGGCGCGCAACGTGCAGGTCCTGCGCCTGTTCCTGCTCTCGGCACTGGAACCGGACGACGCGCGGCAGCTCCTGCGTATGCACGCCGACGACAGCGACCGCGAGGCACACAAGCTGTCCGAGATCGTGGCCGCCCTCGACGCCGACGCGACGCCGGGCGAGCCTCCGCAGTTCGGCCGCGTCGCCGCCGAATTCGGCCTTCGCATGCACCGCGCACGCCGCGACTGGGCCCGGTGGGCCCTGGACCGGATGGGCTGA
- a CDS encoding FAD-dependent oxidoreductase, producing the protein MRVLIVGAGIAGLAAARGMIAAGHEVTVLERAPELRDGGCALVLWHNGTAILGDLGVRLDGTGQRIEAIDVRSARGRPAMVVDTAQLEARFGSPTMVIPRRSLIARLAEGLPEGTVRFGARFARLHDDGRSVRVEAQDGAEYSGDLLIGADGVNSQVRTALFGPGPGTEARLTGAATWQGLIPAPFEIGPRALLFLGREGGVGMNPAGDGMLQWLIDLRWRPTDGVDSPERALAALRETYAGWAPPVRELLAALSEKDLEFFPHRRHHAPLHWHRGRCALIGDAVHAMPPILAQGAGQALEDVAALLRGLDAEHDPAAVLSAYENGRRRQAVLAATAATQGIATSGPRTLGQSEAALRMSSAGMPKNMVTWMFGKLIRGVSGRL; encoded by the coding sequence ATGCGGGTGCTCATCGTGGGGGCCGGGATCGCAGGGCTGGCCGCAGCCCGGGGGATGATCGCCGCAGGGCACGAGGTGACCGTGCTCGAACGGGCACCCGAGCTGCGTGACGGCGGCTGCGCGCTGGTCCTCTGGCACAACGGCACGGCGATCCTCGGTGACCTCGGTGTACGGCTGGACGGGACAGGACAGCGCATCGAAGCCATCGACGTCCGCAGCGCCCGAGGACGCCCCGCCATGGTGGTGGACACCGCGCAGTTGGAAGCCCGCTTCGGCTCTCCGACGATGGTGATCCCCCGCAGGTCGCTGATCGCCCGACTCGCCGAAGGCCTGCCGGAAGGGACCGTTCGGTTCGGTGCCCGCTTCGCCCGCCTCCACGACGACGGGCGAAGCGTCCGCGTCGAGGCGCAGGACGGCGCGGAATACTCGGGCGATCTGCTCATCGGCGCCGACGGCGTGAACTCCCAGGTGCGCACGGCGCTCTTCGGCCCCGGTCCGGGAACAGAAGCGCGCCTGACCGGCGCGGCCACCTGGCAGGGACTGATCCCGGCGCCGTTCGAGATCGGCCCCCGCGCCCTGCTGTTCCTCGGCCGCGAGGGCGGGGTGGGCATGAACCCCGCGGGCGACGGAATGCTCCAGTGGCTCATCGACCTGCGGTGGCGGCCGACCGACGGCGTCGACAGCCCGGAGCGCGCGCTCGCCGCCCTCCGGGAGACGTACGCCGGCTGGGCACCACCCGTGCGCGAACTGCTGGCCGCACTGTCGGAGAAGGACCTGGAGTTCTTCCCGCACCGCCGACACCACGCCCCACTCCACTGGCATCGCGGCCGCTGCGCCTTGATCGGCGACGCCGTCCATGCGATGCCGCCGATCCTGGCGCAGGGAGCCGGCCAGGCACTGGAAGACGTCGCCGCACTGCTGCGCGGCCTCGACGCCGAGCACGACCCGGCCGCGGTACTGAGCGCCTACGAGAACGGCCGCCGACGCCAGGCGGTGCTGGCCGCGACGGCCGCCACCCAGGGCATCGCGACCTCCGGCCCGCGCACCCTGGGCCAGAGCGAGGCGGCGCTGCGCATGTCCTCGGCCGGCATGCCCAAGAACATGGTGACCTGGATGTTCGGCAAGCTGATCCGCGGGGTCAGCGGCCGGCTCTGA
- a CDS encoding helix-turn-helix domain-containing protein, whose translation MARTQSYSPSVRRRRLGAQLRSAREKAGLTLADAAERLDWARAKVGRVETSELRTVKPADLDQLLTLYNVDDEATREAMHQLAREAKQKGWWWKYRDVFGSEPLPDFEAEASAIRTYQIAIIPGLLQTPEYAEAVFRGGRYTSLEHIQRQVDARMARREILTRFDSPPRLWAIIDEAALRRPIGGWDVMATQLEYLLRVGQLPNIDIQVLSFESGAHAALGAAFTILDFPEPLDPTIVYTDNLGSGLFEESPEEVAIHTDTFAEIQAAALTTVQSAQYLTDVLKGIPQRE comes from the coding sequence ATGGCACGCACGCAGTCCTACAGCCCCTCGGTTCGTCGACGGCGCCTCGGCGCGCAGCTCCGGTCGGCGCGCGAGAAGGCCGGCCTCACCCTTGCGGACGCTGCCGAGCGGCTCGACTGGGCCAGAGCGAAGGTCGGACGTGTGGAAACCAGCGAGCTGAGGACCGTAAAGCCAGCCGATCTCGACCAACTTCTGACGCTGTACAACGTCGACGACGAGGCAACTCGCGAAGCCATGCACCAGCTCGCCCGCGAGGCGAAGCAGAAGGGCTGGTGGTGGAAGTACAGGGACGTCTTCGGTAGCGAGCCCCTACCGGACTTCGAGGCTGAGGCGTCGGCCATACGGACCTACCAAATCGCCATCATCCCCGGACTGTTGCAGACACCCGAGTATGCCGAAGCAGTGTTCCGAGGCGGCCGCTACACCTCCCTGGAGCACATCCAGCGCCAGGTGGACGCTCGCATGGCTCGACGCGAGATCCTCACCCGCTTCGACTCGCCGCCACGCCTGTGGGCGATCATCGACGAGGCCGCCCTCAGGCGCCCCATCGGCGGGTGGGACGTGATGGCCACGCAACTGGAGTACTTGTTGCGTGTTGGGCAGCTGCCGAACATCGACATCCAGGTGCTCTCGTTCGAATCGGGAGCGCATGCAGCTCTCGGCGCGGCCTTCACAATCCTGGATTTCCCCGAACCGCTCGATCCCACCATCGTCTATACCGACAACCTCGGTAGCGGCCTGTTCGAGGAGTCGCCCGAGGAGGTTGCCATCCATACGGATACCTTCGCCGAGATCCAGGCAGCCGCTCTCACCACGGTCCAGAGTGCGCAGTACCTCACCGACGTCCTCAAAGGCATCCCGCAAAGAGAGTGA
- a CDS encoding DUF397 domain-containing protein, with the protein MNPSLEFRKSSYSNRSQDCVEVAALSERARAIRDTKHRERGALVFPAAEWRAFLNEVKTDRI; encoded by the coding sequence ATGAACCCATCACTTGAGTTCCGCAAGAGCAGCTACAGCAACAGAAGCCAGGACTGTGTGGAAGTTGCCGCTCTCAGTGAAAGAGCCAGAGCGATCAGAGACACGAAGCACCGCGAGCGTGGCGCGCTTGTCTTCCCGGCCGCCGAGTGGCGTGCCTTCCTCAACGAAGTGAAGACCGATCGGATCTGA